A single Ammospiza caudacuta isolate bAmmCau1 chromosome 6, bAmmCau1.pri, whole genome shotgun sequence DNA region contains:
- the SMIM38 gene encoding small integral membrane protein 38: MESVLLMVLLVVIILIRFILWSCLSAYIDYKLSQRFPGTKKED; this comes from the coding sequence ATGGAATCAGTCCTTTTGATGGTTTTGCTGGTTGTAATTATATTAATACGATTCATTTTGTGGTCCTGTCTTAGTGCTTATATAGATTATAAACTGTCCCAAAGGTTTCCTGGCACAAAAAAAGAGGACTAA